The genomic interval GTCGGGCTGCTCCATTTTAACAGGAAGTGATTATTTAATTCGTAATTATGACTATCACCCGAAGACGTATGAGGGGCGTTATGTTCTTTTTCAACCAACTGACCAAGGATATGCGAGCATTGGTCCGAGCCAAAGGGCGACAGGAAGAATGGATGGAATGAATGAAAAAGGATTAGCGATTGGTTATAACTTTATGAATAGGAAAAATCCAGGTGATGGATTTATTTGTTGTATGATTGGAAGGCTTGTTATAGAGTCTTGTGCCAATGTTTTGGAAGCGGTATCGATGCTGAAGGAGATACCGCATCGCCATTCTTTTACTTATGTTGTGTATGATCAAAGCGGAGAGACTTATGTAGTTGAAACATCTCCACGCGGTGTTGAGGTTCGCCAGTCGAATGTCTGCACGAATCACTTTGAAATTATGAGGCATGAGAATCGTAATCATCTTGTCGATTCTAAAAGACGATTAGATGTTATGCAGAAACAATATGAGAATCTTTCAGAAGCCTATGATGCTTTTCGATTATTAAATGATACGAACCAAGGGGTTTTTTCGGATTTATACGGAAGCTGGGCGGGAACAATCCACACATCCGCTTATTTACCAAGGGAAATGAAGGCGTGGATAGCATTAGGAGGAAATCAAGAACCTACTGTATTCGACTTTGCCAAATGGCTTGATGGGGATGATGTAGAACTAGAGCGAATTACAGGAGAGGTTGATACAGATATCCCATTTGTACATATGGATGAGGGGGCCAATTGGTATCGAAAGTGAGGATTATTTATTGGGATAGTAACCGAACAAGGCTAGACTTAATTTTTTAATAGCTATTTCGGATTTATGATAAAGTACTCCTTTTGTATGGTACTTATAAAAATTAAAAAAGAAGTAAATAGAAAGACTCCAAATTTTGAATCAGGTGTGTGTGACGCGGTCTCACACACCTTCAGTATAGTTCAATTTTTAAAAATAAAAGGATTGTTTCGAGCAGCTTCTTTTTTATTACCATTACACGCCAATTGTAATCGGCGCATTTACACGACAAACAAAATGGTTCATATCTATAATGAACGGCGGGTCGCTTACCATGTTTTGTTTACGTAGTTGATGTAATTCTTCAGATGAAAACTGAACAATCCCAAGGCCGATTTCTGTTCCTTCAGTATCGATTATCCGAATAACACACTCCTTTTCAAATTGTCCTTTTATTTCGAGAATGCCAGAGGAGTGTACACTTTCACGTTTTTCGACAATGCGATTTTTTGAAGATGAGTCGATGATAATTTCTCCTTTAGGGCCTGAATTAAAGGCAATCCATTTTGTTTTTTCGTTCAGCTCCATTAATGGTGCGGCAGTGTTAAAGTACGTTCCTTTAGCCGTACCTAATACGGCATCCATGATAATGTTTGGAGTGCCGGCTCTTCCTAAGAAGGTTGAAATGCCAGAAGCCATCGCAATTTTAACCGCTTGAATTTTTGATTTCATGCCGCCGGTACCGATCTTACTTCCTGAGCCGCCTGCTGCTTTTTCAATTTCAGGGGTAATGTTATGAACTTGTGTTAACAATTTAGCGCAGCTGTTTTCGCTAGGATCTGAATCATAAAGTCCATCTATGTCTGATAAAATGGCTAAATGATGGGCATTAACTAATACAGCGACCTTTGCTGAGAGGGTATCATTATCTCCAAATTTTAAGCGGTCAATGGTTACGGTATCGTTCTCATTGACGATAGGGATAATGCCTCTTTCTAATAAGACGTTTAATGCATTACGCATATTTTGGTAGCGATTTTCATCTGAAAAATCACCTCTCGTAATTAAAATTTGCGCAGCAACATAGCCATGAGACAAAAATAGCTCAGAGTATGTCTCCATTAGTAATCCTTGACCAATTGAAGCAGCAGCTTGCTTTTCAGGCAATGTAGTAGGGCGTTCAAGACAGCCTAGTTTTCGATAGCCAGCAGCAATAGCACCAGATGAAACGAGTACAACTTCATATCCTGTATCCTTTAATAAAACAATTTCATCTACAAGTTTTTCGAGTTTTTTACGACTAATTTCTCCGTGTCGACTAGTTAGTGAACTGCTCCCTATTTTAATCACAACACGTTGCTTATTCGTGTTTACGGTCATCTAACCCCTCCTATTTTTTGAATATTCAATCTATTGTATCGTTGAAAAGTTACTAGCATTTACTTTGAATTGTGTACTAATTTCTCTAGAGCGATTAGCAGCTTGCTTAATGGCTTGAGAAATAGCTGTACCGCCGCCGTATTGTTCAAGCGCAGCTAATCCTGCGGCTGTCGTACCGTTCGGCGAAGTAACCTTTTCTCTTAAAACAGCCGGTGTTTCGCTTTGTGCTTGAATCATTTTGGCTGCTCCGATTATAGTCTGGGCAATGATTTGCCGAGTCGTATCTTCAGCTAATCCGCTTTTTATTCCTTCCTTTTCCATATGTTCTATTAAGTAATAAAAGTAAGCAGGACCGCTGCCCGCAATACCTGTAAAAATGTCCATTTGTGCTTCAGGTATGACATATACGGTTCCGATACATTCAAGCAATTTTTGCGTGAGTGTTACGTTTTGTTGTGTAGTGTGTGTTCCAGCAGAAATGGCGGTAGCGGATTCTCCGATCATGCTGGAAGTATTGGGCATAACTCGGATGACTTGTTGTCCTGCTGGTAAATACTGCTCTATAAATGAGGTGGTAATACCGGCTAACACAGACAGAATAAGATGGTTTGGCTGAACGACATGTTTGACGGATTGTAAAGCGGGTGCTGCATCTTTTGGTTTCATTGCGAGGACGATTAAGTCAATGTCTTTAAAGGGTAATTTATCTTGAGTTACGGCGTTAATTTCATATGTTTTTGTGAGCTGTTGTAACCGTTTATCGTTGCTTCGATTAGATACAAAAATGTGGTTTGGCGGAACTTTTTCAGCATTTATGATACCTGAAATCATTGCTTCTGCCATCGAACCGGCTCCTAAAAATGCAATTTTTTTGTTAATAAACATGCCATTCCTCCCAAAATGTTCGTGTTTTTGTTCTTATTTTTTAACAACGACCTTATATTAACATGTATCAAATCATTATCAAGGGATATCAGGAAAGTCATGTGTATATGCTCCAATTAGTGAGTATAAGCGTTTATCCTGGTTATTCAATAAGGTAAATGAAGGCTCAAGCCAAAATATCACTGCTCAGGATAAAATTTGGAAGATTATTAGGGCTTGTCATTCTTCAAATTGTGTAATAGTAAATGGGAAAGCAGGGGGAGTAGAATTCCTTCCGTTTGACGTTTAAAAAGAAAATATTTATAATGAAATTAATAAGAAAATTGAATATATTCTTCTGTATAAGGGGAGTAGCTATACAATAAAATCGTCATTACGGGATGCGAATCCTCGGTTTTATTGGCAACTAATGATAGTTGTTTGCGAGACCTTACCGATTTCTTGGTAGGGTCTTTTTATGTAAAGGCGTTATAACCGGGAAAATTGGTTATAACGCCTTTTCTTTTCTTATATAACTAAGAATAGAGAGAGGTGACGATTATTCTTTTATTTCATGAGTTAGCTGTTGGTGTTAAAATGGCAAATGACCACAAACATACGCTGCTGGATTACGATAAATCATTAACGTTAATTGGACAAGGTAGAAGTGCTTATGTATTTAGAATCGAACAAACGAATAAAGCAATGAAGATATTTTTTCCAACTTACGCTCACCTTGCCGAGGAAGAGGCGAATATCTATAGGGAGCTTCAACATCTCTCCTATTTTCCAACTCTTTATGAAGCAGGTTCTAATTATTTAGTCATTGATTATTTAGAAGGGAATACGCTCTTTCAATGTTTAACAAAAGGGACTCCAATCTCAGATGATGTTATAAAAGAAACCGATAAGGCTTTACAGTTAGCTAGAAAAGAGGGATTGAATCCGTCTGATGTTCATTTGCGCAACATTTTTATCACATCGGATAAAGAAGTGAAAATTATTGATGTGGCTCGATTTAGACAAGTGAAAGTTTGTACTCAATGGGAAGATTTAAAAAGTGCATTTTATTGTTATTATAAAAAGCCGTATTTCCCAAAGAAAATTCCTGAATTTATGTTGAATAGTATTGCAGCGCTGTATAAGAAAAATCTTCTTAAAGTCAATCGTGCAAGAAGCTCCGAATTTTATCAGCGATGAGAAAGGCTTATTCTAGTGTACAAGGAGAGAAGAGAATGAAAAAAAAGATACTAGCTTTTGGAATGATGGGAATGGTGTTTCTAAGTGGTTGTTCCTTGCTTGGAGAGGTAAATGATTCTTTAGAGTATGCGAATGCGACGACAGAATATATGAATACGGCACAAGATTTTGCGAATGAAGTACCAGAACTAGCTAACAATGCAGTCGCAAGCGAAGAAGCGAGACAACAGCTAGAAGAAGAACTTACTCTTATGAAAGAAGAAATAAATGAGTTTAATAATATCGAAGCCCCTGCTGTTGCAGAAGATCTTCATGCTCAGATTGTCAGCACCAATGAAAAGCTAGAAGAAGGGATTGACCTATATTTAATAAATATTGAAAATGGTCAGCTGGATCCCACTATACTAGAGAACTCGGAAATTTTAACAACCGTAAATGAAGTTTCAAGTTTGGTGGAGCAAATTGAGAAATTAACGAATTGATTGTAAGATGTATGATTTGTTTTTTCCAAATAAGTTTGAACGCATTCGATAAAAGTGCGACGAGGTTATCAGGCATAATCATTACCTGATGCCTTTTTTTATATTCTCTCTCCTTCTTTACCGAATTGTGATACATTTTTTTATGGGAATTTACAAAAAAGGGAGGACGTATGAAGGGAATAACGAAGTTTATGAAAAAACCATGGTTTCTCGGTATTCTAGTGTTTGCGATGGCTATACTGGTCATTTGGAATATACCAATTGAGAAAAGAAAATATGGGTTTTCACAAAGTGGTTTAGCTACGGACTATACAGGTCTGCTGCCTGAACGAATTGAAAAAGTTGTGAATGTCCATAATCGAAATGAATTACAGAGAATCGTTCAAGAAGCTAATAAAAAGGGCAAGCATATTTCTATCGCTGGATTACAGCATTCCCAAGGTGGACATACATATTACAAGGACGGAATTGTACTTGATATGCGAGGGTTCAATCGTATAGTAGAAATCAATAAGCAAGCTAAAATAGTTCGAGTAGAGAGTGGAGCTAGTTGGGAAGATGTTCAGGAAGCTGTCACTCCGTATGGTTTAGCGTTACAAGTCACACAATCACAATCGATTTTTACAATTGGAGGTTCATTATCTGTTAATGCTCATGGGAGAGATATTCGTTTTGGTCCAATGGCTGAAACGGTTCGGGAAATGACGGTATTAACTCCAACAGGAGAAATAAAGCAACTAACACGTGATGATACAGAAGAATGGACGACATATATATTAGGGGGCTATGGATTATTCGGTGTCATTTTAGATGTAACCCTAAATCTTACGGAAAATGAAGTATACACCATTCATACGAAAAAAATAGAGACGGAAAAGTATGAGTCGTATCTTCATAGAGTGCTAGAAAATCAAAATATTGCAATGCACTATGCAAGAATAAGTGTAGCACCGGGTACATTTTTAGATGAAATGTATGTGATTGATTATAACAAAACAAAAAAACAGGATAAAACAACGTCGCTCAAAGAAGAAGAAGGAGTTCGAGTCAGTAAGTTTGCTCTTGATTTAGGAAGAAAAGGGGGAAAGCTGGAGGATTTATTTTGGGAAGCGCAAAGGCTGTATATCAATTCAATTGATGGTAAAACGATTACACGTAATAATGCTATGCGTTCAGAATCTACATTTATGGAATTTACTACGCCTGGTAGAGTGGAGGTTTTACAAGAGTTTTTTATTCCAGTTGATTCATATGAAGAGTATATGCAGAGCCTGAAAGACTTGCTTCCTCATAATGATCAAGATGAGGATTTTAAAGTGCATAATATTACAGTACGGTATGCAGCAAAAGACAACATGACAAGTCTCCCTTATGCAAAGGAAGATATGTTAGGTCTTGTCATATTGGTTCAGCATGGATTAAAAGAGAAAGAGATTGCTCACGCTAAAACGATGATTCAGAAGTGGACGGATGTAACATTACAATATGGCGGTACCTATTATTTGCCTTATTATCCTTACCAAACAAAGGAACAGTTTAAAGAATCTTATCCAAATTGGAAAAGCTTCAAGAAACAGAAAGCAGAACGAGATCCAAATGAAGTGTTTGTAAATTTGTTCTATGATCATTACATGAAGTAAGAAGGCGAAGACATGCAGAATAAAAGTGAACGGTATATTCCTCTTATTGTCACAGTTGGACAAGTTGTAATTTTTCCCTATTATATTGTTTGGTTGAAAGAAGTGTCTTTTAGTTATACCTTATTTGCTTGGTTATTTGCCACATTCTCTTTTGCTGCTGCATGGGGATATCGTTTTTTTCAATCTAGAGGAGAGAAACCGCGTTCTCTTATTGCATCTGTTTATGTAGCGATGGGAGTAGTGTATATAGTCGTTGGATATTGGAAGCTTCCAATTGAATATCTCCCTTATGTGGCTCTTATGACACAAATTATATTAGGCTTTTTACAAGGGTACTTTCGAGCATGGCATACTAAACAACGGTCGTATCATGTACATGCTATCAATCACTATTTAATAGTTGGAGTCATTATGATTGGACTTTCATTTATGAAAGTAGTTTCTCCTAGTATATTTCTTACTGTGTTTGGGACAATCTTATGCATGTGTGGAATGTGGGAAGTGGTGAGAGGTTTCGATTTCAAAATGATGAAATGAAAAACAGAACTATTAAGTGAATATGAAAATATGGTTAAATATGTTAAGAAACGTAGAAGCTGATTCTAATATTCTAAAAATCTTGTATGATAGTCTTGTATTAACAAATAGGACAATCGAGGAGGCAAGAGAAATATGAAAAACTTGAAACAATGGTTATTGGTTTTCATGGCATCTTTCATGTTGGTAGGTATTGCCGCGGGTTGCAGTAATTCTGATAAAGAAACGGACGAAACAAATACGGAAGAGAATCAAAATGTTGATGAAGGTACAGAGGAAGGCACAGAAACTGAAGAAGATAAATAATATAGGAGTGAGGCTGGACTATCATTCGTTCAGCCTCACTTTATAGGTTAAAAAAATAAAAACCTAATGGAAATCACGAACCTAGAATATCCCGTACTTTTAATCTGTCAATAATAATGCTGTTAATGATATTAATCAAAACGATCATCGTCATCATAATCATCGAAATCATCCTCGATTTCGGCCTTAACTAGCTTGAAGCTACTATTCAATTTAAGCTCCACTGGAACCCCTTTTAAACTGCCGCGATAGCCATCACGATCTAACACGTATCCACTTGTCTTTTGGAATGTTTTCTTTTTTCCTTTAAAATGGACGGTCATTTTCTGTTTGCTATCGGAAACAATGGTAGCGGAATATTCAATCGTTCGTTCTGTTTCGATTTCGCGAGCGGTTTTGTTCGATACTTCCATCTCAACGAGAACGCCTTTTTTTAATCGAATTGAATCATCATCAATTTCTGTGTTTTTATTAATTTTGTATGTGGCAGTTCCCCCGAAAGGAAAGGATACTTTAATGCTATTTTTGTTATAAGAAACAACCTTCCCTTGGACTTCACGAGTGTTAGAGGACACTTGTTGAATTTGTACCTCATCGATTGTTGTGCTTTCATTCGCAATGGCTTCGATTGTTTTGTGAACATTGACTTGATTTTCATTTACTTTAACTAAATTGCCTGTTTCATCCACAGATTGAACATTGGCGAAGAAGTCTTGTGAAGATACTGTTTGTTCCTTAGCTGATTCTACTCCTGCTACTCCTCCTGCTACGCCCACTCCAGCCATTAGAGCTGTTCCAATGAGGATTTTCTTCCATTTATTTTTCATGCTTAACTCTCCTTTTTCTATTTGATGGTTCTATCATAGACAAGAATTATTAAGTGAATATGAGATAATTATTAGAATTTGATGAGAAGTACGAGAAGCAGTCAGTAAGGGGTGAAGCTAGCGATAGTACGGAGCTTTATGATGTCTAAGCAGAGCCGAGGGAATGTAGATTAAGTATGTACTCATAGCAATTCCGACATGTGTAGTGAAATTAGGCATATATTGAAATAGATGCGAACCTTCGAGGAAAATACGAACACCGGGAGGTACAATATGGACGTTTTTGTAAGGCGGGGTGACTCCTTATGGTATTACAGTCAATTGTTCAAAATACCTATTCGTCTTATTCAAGACTCCAATGGAACGCAAGCTAATATGCTTTCGATTGGTCAACGAGTGAAGATTCCAGGCTTTACTGCGATAAATTATCGGATAAAGCAAGGCGATTCTTTATGGAGTATTGCAACGAACCGAAATCTTCCATTAGATGCCCTATACCTTGTGAACCCGTCTATTAATCCGAATGCGCTGAACATCGGTCAGATCATTAAGGTTCCGCTGCGTATTACCTGGAGACTTGTGCGAGGAGAGCAAAGCTATTCTTATGAAACATTGAGGGATGATATAAGGAGATTATCCAGCGTTTATCCGTTTATTCAAACATCCCCCATTGGGAATTCGGTACTTGGTAGAAATATCTCTGAAATTTTAATCGGAAAAGGCAATAAGCGAGTGCATTATAATGGGGCGTTTCATGCCAATGAATGGATTACAACACCGGTTATTATGACTTTTATTAATGATTATTTGCTGGCGTTAACGAATATGAATACGATTCGTGGTGTACAGATGCTGCCTTTATATCAGCAATCTACATTATCGATTGTTCCGATGGTCAATCCTGATGGAGTAAACCTCGTTTTACAAGGTCCACCGTCTACTGAGCCTTATAGAAGCAATGTTATACAATGGAATAGAGGGAGTATGGATTTTTCAGGATGGAAAGCGAATATTCGGGGTGTCGATTTAAATGACCAATTTCCGGCTAAATGGGAATTGGAAAAGGCGCGTAATCCTGATAAGCCAGGACCGAGAGATTATTCTGGTGAAAGACCACTTACAGAGCCGGAAGCTGTTGCGATGGCGGATTTGACCAGGAGGAGAGATTTTAGCAGAGTGTTAGCGTTCCATACCCAAGGCCAAGTGATTTACTGGGGGTTTGACAATTTGGAGCCTCCTGAATCGGAAGTTATGGTAAATGAGTTTAGTCGAGTGAGCGGGTATGAACCTGTTCAAACAATCGAAAGTTATGCTGGATATAAAGATTGGTTTATCCAGGATTGGAGAAGACCGGGGTTTACAGTGGAATTAGGACAGGGAACGAATCCGCTTCCATTATCACAGTTTCAAGAAATTTATCAAGAATCACTCGGCATATTCTTAGCAGGGTTGTATATGTGATTCACCTGCAATGCTAGAAAAGCTCATCCAAACGGATGGGCTTTTCTAATGATTAACAATGATTCCAATAATATAACTGCTTAGATTAAAATCAGAATATTTAAAGCATTGACTCAAATTAAAGTTATTCATATAATATTATATATAACATCTAATGTCAGGAGATGTAACAAAATCATGTTAATTTTGGATGAGCTATATAATACTGTTGTTTTTGAGGTTTCATCAGATGAATTAATTCGAATTTTAAAAGAGGTCAAGAATAAAAAAGAAATAGACATTGATTTGCTTAAATATAAAATCCATATGTTTGAGAAGAAAAAAAGAATTGAAGAAGCTTATTATCAATCTTTATCCACGTTTCGAAAGATTTTTACTGGACGTCCGCCTGGCCATCATCAAGCAGTTGAATACTTAGTGAATGTAAAAGAACGATTTAATGAGATTGAAATGATTAAGCAGAACATTATTACATTAAATAGCATTCTTTCTTTATTGGAAGCAGAACCGAATAAACAGGAAATAGTCTTATCGCCTAGTTTGATAGAAGAAATAAGAAAGTGGCAAGAAACGGAGGGCAACTAGAGATGACACTGGAAACTTTGAGTTCAGGTTTAGACACAATTTGGGTAGTGTTAACAGCAGCGATGATTCTGTTGATGGAGGGGGGCTTTGCTCTACTAGAGGCAGGTTTTGTTCGATCCAAGAATAGCGTGAATATTATTATGAAAGTGTTCGCTGATATTACGATTGGTACACTTTGCTATTTTTTAATTGGTTTTGGTTTGATGTACGGGGCTAATTTTTTAGGTATTGTGGGAACGAGCGGCTTTTTATTAAAAGGAGATTTATCACATTTAGATTTAAATATTTCAATAGATGCATTTTGGCTATTTCAGGGAGCTTTTGTTATTGCGGTAATTTCTATTGTATCAGGAGCTGTTGCAGAAAGAATTAACTTCCGGGCCTACCTTTTATATGTCGTTCTCATGACGGCCTTTATTTATCCGATTGCTGGTCATTGGGTTTGGGGGGGAGGTTGGTTAAGTGAGTTAGGGATGCAGGATTTTGCCGGATCTGCGGTCATCCATGCGCTAGGTGGTTTTGCTGCATTGGCAGCAGCAATCCTAATCGGTCCGCGAAAAGGAAAATTCTCTGAATTCGGTTCTAGTTCTATTGCTTTACCTAGTAATCTACCGTTAGTATCGGTCGGCGCATTTTTATTATGGTTCGGGTGGTTTGGTTTTAATGCTGGAAGTACATTACAAGCTACGGATGCACGTATTGGGCATATTGCTATTGTGACGATGCTTTCTGCTGCATCAGGAGGAGCTGTCACTCTTCTTTATACATTATTTCGTTATGGACGTTCAGATGCACCATCTGTTATTAACGGTTCTTTAGCCGGTTTGGTTGGGATAACGGCTGGATGTGCCTTTGTAAATGATTATGCAGCTATTATCATCGGTACTGTTTCGGGGTTATTTATGATGGCTGCAACGAATTGGTTAGAAGCAAGAAGAATTGATGACCCTGTAGGTGCATTTCCTGTACATGCAGTATCAGGGATTTGGGGTACGATAGCGGTAGGTTTATTTGCTACTGAAGGTGGCCTTTTTACAGATGGTAGTTGGCACTTGTTAGGGGTTCAAATTCTAGGATTAACAGTGTTGTGTACCTGGGGATTTTTATTAACATGGATTGCTTTTAAAACCATTAATATTTGGATTCCAATTCGCTCTACAGATGAAGAGGAAGAGGTAGGATTGGATATTAGTTACCATGGTATACGCGCGACACATGCAGCTAATGAATTTATTCGAATAGAAGATTATTCTTATCGAGTTGATGTAAAAGAGATGCAAGATTTGAATGAGAGATATAAATGATGCTTGAATGAGCCTCTAATGATTGATAGTTTGACATCTGTTAATCATTAGGGGTCTGTTTTTTGGCAAAAATTTATTTTACATATAGGATAAGTAGGATATATACTTATCTGAAATAAACTATTATAATAGACAGGAAAGTTTTATTAGAAAAGTGATTGATGTAGCAGCGGCATTTTTCCGGAAAAATATGTTGCTGTATTCTTAAATATAGTAAACTGAATAAAAAGGTAAGGTTAACTATCAGATGGTTGATAGAGATGAGGTAGAACTATTTCTATGAAAAGTGCAAAACTAAAATCGATAATTGTATATTCTATCCTTTTATTGTTATTATTCATCATGCTGAATATGTTTACTTCGATATTAAGTATTAAAAAGTCAGCTGAAAAATCCAGTGCTAACCAAATGCTGGAAGTCGCGAAGTCTATAGCCGATCATTTGGATGTAGATACATATAAGCGTTTTCTTGAAAATCCGGTAAAAAAACAGGAGTATTCGGAAATCAAACATTATTTAGAGGATGCCAGAAAGAAAACGGGAGCTTTGCATGTATATACACTTGATATTGATAATCCTAAAATATCTAGAGTTATGATTGCAGCGATGCCTAATAACATAGAGTTTCCGATTGGGGGAGTGTGCACGGTCCCGGA from Peribacillus asahii carries:
- a CDS encoding C45 family autoproteolytic acyltransferase/hydolase, with the protein product MKQIYSEIIQFRGTHYDFGYMQGEKLRNSLTVINREEQWKVRKPRFTIEVEEVRKAITQFAPGVWEELLGMQEALEWPMKRILQEFGGYRLDYVKSGCSILTGSDYLIRNYDYHPKTYEGRYVLFQPTDQGYASIGPSQRATGRMDGMNEKGLAIGYNFMNRKNPGDGFICCMIGRLVIESCANVLEAVSMLKEIPHRHSFTYVVYDQSGETYVVETSPRGVEVRQSNVCTNHFEIMRHENRNHLVDSKRRLDVMQKQYENLSEAYDAFRLLNDTNQGVFSDLYGSWAGTIHTSAYLPREMKAWIALGGNQEPTVFDFAKWLDGDDVELERITGEVDTDIPFVHMDEGANWYRK
- the proB gene encoding glutamate 5-kinase; the encoded protein is MTVNTNKQRVVIKIGSSSLTSRHGEISRKKLEKLVDEIVLLKDTGYEVVLVSSGAIAAGYRKLGCLERPTTLPEKQAAASIGQGLLMETYSELFLSHGYVAAQILITRGDFSDENRYQNMRNALNVLLERGIIPIVNENDTVTIDRLKFGDNDTLSAKVAVLVNAHHLAILSDIDGLYDSDPSENSCAKLLTQVHNITPEIEKAAGGSGSKIGTGGMKSKIQAVKIAMASGISTFLGRAGTPNIIMDAVLGTAKGTYFNTAAPLMELNEKTKWIAFNSGPKGEIIIDSSSKNRIVEKRESVHSSGILEIKGQFEKECVIRIIDTEGTEIGLGIVQFSSEELHQLRKQNMVSDPPFIIDMNHFVCRVNAPITIGV
- the proC gene encoding pyrroline-5-carboxylate reductase; this encodes MFINKKIAFLGAGSMAEAMISGIINAEKVPPNHIFVSNRSNDKRLQQLTKTYEINAVTQDKLPFKDIDLIVLAMKPKDAAPALQSVKHVVQPNHLILSVLAGITTSFIEQYLPAGQQVIRVMPNTSSMIGESATAISAGTHTTQQNVTLTQKLLECIGTVYVIPEAQMDIFTGIAGSGPAYFYYLIEHMEKEGIKSGLAEDTTRQIIAQTIIGAAKMIQAQSETPAVLREKVTSPNGTTAAGLAALEQYGGGTAISQAIKQAANRSREISTQFKVNASNFSTIQ
- a CDS encoding protein kinase family protein, which codes for MTIILLFHELAVGVKMANDHKHTLLDYDKSLTLIGQGRSAYVFRIEQTNKAMKIFFPTYAHLAEEEANIYRELQHLSYFPTLYEAGSNYLVIDYLEGNTLFQCLTKGTPISDDVIKETDKALQLARKEGLNPSDVHLRNIFITSDKEVKIIDVARFRQVKVCTQWEDLKSAFYCYYKKPYFPKKIPEFMLNSIAALYKKNLLKVNRARSSEFYQR
- a CDS encoding DUF6376 family protein, yielding MKKKILAFGMMGMVFLSGCSLLGEVNDSLEYANATTEYMNTAQDFANEVPELANNAVASEEARQQLEEELTLMKEEINEFNNIEAPAVAEDLHAQIVSTNEKLEEGIDLYLINIENGQLDPTILENSEILTTVNEVSSLVEQIEKLTN
- a CDS encoding FAD-binding oxidoreductase, with amino-acid sequence MKGITKFMKKPWFLGILVFAMAILVIWNIPIEKRKYGFSQSGLATDYTGLLPERIEKVVNVHNRNELQRIVQEANKKGKHISIAGLQHSQGGHTYYKDGIVLDMRGFNRIVEINKQAKIVRVESGASWEDVQEAVTPYGLALQVTQSQSIFTIGGSLSVNAHGRDIRFGPMAETVREMTVLTPTGEIKQLTRDDTEEWTTYILGGYGLFGVILDVTLNLTENEVYTIHTKKIETEKYESYLHRVLENQNIAMHYARISVAPGTFLDEMYVIDYNKTKKQDKTTSLKEEEGVRVSKFALDLGRKGGKLEDLFWEAQRLYINSIDGKTITRNNAMRSESTFMEFTTPGRVEVLQEFFIPVDSYEEYMQSLKDLLPHNDQDEDFKVHNITVRYAAKDNMTSLPYAKEDMLGLVILVQHGLKEKEIAHAKTMIQKWTDVTLQYGGTYYLPYYPYQTKEQFKESYPNWKSFKKQKAERDPNEVFVNLFYDHYMK
- a CDS encoding M14 family metallopeptidase; the encoded protein is MDVFVRRGDSLWYYSQLFKIPIRLIQDSNGTQANMLSIGQRVKIPGFTAINYRIKQGDSLWSIATNRNLPLDALYLVNPSINPNALNIGQIIKVPLRITWRLVRGEQSYSYETLRDDIRRLSSVYPFIQTSPIGNSVLGRNISEILIGKGNKRVHYNGAFHANEWITTPVIMTFINDYLLALTNMNTIRGVQMLPLYQQSTLSIVPMVNPDGVNLVLQGPPSTEPYRSNVIQWNRGSMDFSGWKANIRGVDLNDQFPAKWELEKARNPDKPGPRDYSGERPLTEPEAVAMADLTRRRDFSRVLAFHTQGQVIYWGFDNLEPPESEVMVNEFSRVSGYEPVQTIESYAGYKDWFIQDWRRPGFTVELGQGTNPLPLSQFQEIYQESLGIFLAGLYM
- a CDS encoding ammonium transporter codes for the protein MTLETLSSGLDTIWVVLTAAMILLMEGGFALLEAGFVRSKNSVNIIMKVFADITIGTLCYFLIGFGLMYGANFLGIVGTSGFLLKGDLSHLDLNISIDAFWLFQGAFVIAVISIVSGAVAERINFRAYLLYVVLMTAFIYPIAGHWVWGGGWLSELGMQDFAGSAVIHALGGFAALAAAILIGPRKGKFSEFGSSSIALPSNLPLVSVGAFLLWFGWFGFNAGSTLQATDARIGHIAIVTMLSAASGGAVTLLYTLFRYGRSDAPSVINGSLAGLVGITAGCAFVNDYAAIIIGTVSGLFMMAATNWLEARRIDDPVGAFPVHAVSGIWGTIAVGLFATEGGLFTDGSWHLLGVQILGLTVLCTWGFLLTWIAFKTINIWIPIRSTDEEEEVGLDISYHGIRATHAANEFIRIEDYSYRVDVKEMQDLNERYK